The following coding sequences lie in one Candidatus Omnitrophota bacterium genomic window:
- a CDS encoding VWA domain-containing protein, with protein sequence MKQGRQMMEFKDPWILLIAPVVLVLIYFVCQYKRKPTFRFSSGISLQGVLKSFKVKISQNFFVLRLLSILFFLIALAGPRQILEEVQHKTEGIDIVLAIDVSGSMAAEDFKLQNKRVNRLDIVKSVVEEFIDGRKNDRIGIVAFSRFAYTLCPLTLDHDWLLTNLERLKLGLIEDGTAIGSAVASSVARLKNSKAKSKIIILLTDGVNNAGKIDPIEAAKIAEANKIRIYTIGVGTKGLVPFPVKDFWGRTGYQNVEINLDDQTLKEIAKVTSGEYFWAMDTESLRNIYKAIDQLEKTEIEQSGYRDYQQLFWIFLGLGLFVLCVEIILSRTLFLRIP encoded by the coding sequence ATGAAACAAGGCAGACAGATGATGGAATTTAAGGATCCCTGGATTTTACTCATAGCGCCGGTTGTTCTTGTTTTGATTTATTTTGTGTGTCAATATAAGAGAAAACCAACATTTCGTTTTTCTTCCGGAATTTCTTTGCAAGGTGTCTTGAAAAGCTTTAAAGTTAAAATAAGCCAAAACTTTTTTGTTTTGCGGCTTTTATCGATTTTGTTTTTTTTGATTGCTTTGGCAGGTCCTCGTCAGATCTTGGAAGAAGTTCAGCACAAAACAGAGGGGATTGATATTGTTTTAGCCATTGATGTTTCTGGAAGCATGGCTGCAGAAGATTTTAAACTTCAGAATAAACGTGTTAATCGCTTAGATATCGTTAAGAGTGTTGTTGAAGAATTCATTGATGGACGAAAAAATGATAGAATCGGCATTGTGGCATTTTCTCGCTTTGCCTATACTCTTTGCCCGTTAACTTTGGATCACGATTGGCTTTTGACAAACTTAGAACGTTTAAAGCTTGGCTTAATTGAGGATGGAACAGCTATTGGATCTGCGGTTGCCTCATCAGTTGCACGACTTAAAAATAGTAAGGCAAAAAGCAAGATTATTATTTTATTAACAGACGGAGTTAATAACGCTGGAAAGATTGATCCGATTGAAGCTGCGAAAATTGCTGAAGCTAATAAGATTCGAATTTATACTATTGGGGTCGGGACTAAGGGTTTGGTTCCTTTTCCTGTTAAAGATTTTTGGGGGAGGACAGGCTATCAGAATGTGGAGATCAATCTCGATGATCAAACTTTGAAAGAAATTGCCAAGGTAACCTCTGGAGAGTATTTTTGGGCGATGGACACCGAGTCGTTGCGTAATATTTACAAGGCAATTGATCAGCTTGAGAAAACAGAAATTGAACAGTCTGGCTATAGAGACT